In Sander vitreus isolate 19-12246 chromosome 7, sanVit1, whole genome shotgun sequence, a genomic segment contains:
- the wnk3 gene encoding uncharacterized protein wnk3 isoform X4, which yields MATDPGEPTGTEDSSEKPDGQREEDTEQEGRANPQRERTHSTSSDFSSSHTQERKATGGEDGGGGEGGGRGVGEASQEGKENPVRPISFSTPCLLVDTGQKRLRREKRFFRKSVEICEEDNEVEVLPEAPHSAPHLELRSDSVFTSTAQQQGTASSCAAMGHDPSFPSSSQEPGKEVPSSAPTQRGKERDREQEEEAEMKAVATSPGGRFLKFDIELGRGAFKTVYKGLDTETWVEVAWCELQDRKLTKAEQQRFKEEAEMLKGLQHPNIVRFYDSWESVLRGKKCIVLVTELMTSGTLKTYLKRFKVMKPKVLRSWCRQILKGLHFLHTRTPPIVHRDLKCDNIFITGPTGSVKIGDLGLATLMRTSFAKSVIGTPEFMAPEMYEEHYDESVDVYAFGMCMLEMATSEYPYSECQNAAQIYRKVTSGIKPASFDKVNDPEIKEIIECCIRQNKSQRLSIRDLLNHAFFGEDTGVRVELAEEDTGTQECLALRIWVEDPKKLKGKHKDNEAIEFSYDLENDSAEEVALEMVKSGFFHESDAKVVGKSIRDRVNLIKKSRERRQQQLLQQQQGFEERRDSTLTSYTLSHPSCPSSLGPGAAGQTGGGGGKESEEPEVDQHVRQQHIFSGTNLSLPEGESIGSASCESYASGQSQAYSQQGQSYTHSQTALPPIASSTGTLAHHQMLPIGESGSVPNVPIGHSFSMSSMSVGQSGGGPVGQTFLQPITMVPQVSPSLPQQYFQSQTFSSDATPHGSLAPSQSYIPPVSLQAPINVLNTAMSVRDPAGLEGSIVPLAQETQPPATPMQLTDTIPQPAPQQTQPVMIPQQTIVQQQQIGMDPQTSTFQQQPQQQMEAQATQLEQPGSATMPPTEHHPQSLSAIAVQKHQLEPQQQIYVQQPVPPVHTTPQQQVLPTQPGMEQRAMSLPQPGEQPQTYKQQPTGDPREQTMIQPHLQQQFQQTLLQQQQLIEQHHTYVQQQLDQQQQKALLQQQQQQQAQLQQHQLEQQQALIHKQLLDQQQQQALIQHQQEQQQQQGLVQQQQPQQALLQHQLEQQQPPLQQQQQSQLYQQIGIQKEPEKLQQSGQHHQQIVLQQQPQQTQQQKEQLQQQALLRQMEQQQQQALIQQHLQQQAILQHHQLQQKAQLKQQQHEQQQVQLKHQIEQQQQALLQQQFEQQRQQQVLLQQQQAERLQQQALIQQQIQEQQQQQQAAIIQLQQTEKQEAVPIPQSNSEQQIQQQPADIQHVCIPKLNTTPFTPHTTLTQQQVMEQKQQGALIQQQQAFVAQTQHHSSVMEPIIPVGAPPGNEVIQHQTQIVSQAQVPMAVQTTHIPVQTLAVVPAQVLTQQEQSDACPQNQVPVQFIAQSAVQAAQAMIEAQGTPPAAVIQGQTHIIQTQQIPLQTSYPGPATLTQSQVTVQPLIQTQPLHLTIGQSQAPHGQGPTVDIQMMGQQSLATVQPPAAITSIPSQIQHESLVQQNAQMPALMQPQLQQHTQGQPPSHMHAQATAGLFPPLYVPQPTHQAMPSVQQDITHITQQQQEPVLQYQQSILSPSSAGNVGTTTESLSSAVDPANFVATPHPVQQTGQAYGPGPVVQAQQQPLGGTADPSVIQSISQPPLPQSAVQYQLQLSQAQQPLAPPSPQAQLLAQPIPTPIQQPLPIKQALIALNESQLPSQCPPASHLATHPSAQIGPSNVAEPPSQNRTLPLYSHLVAGAPPSPQHQAKQMLPAHTQTSFQVQTHSQMQTQTQPHSHTQTHTDTPIAEQPVQPHAVFPAQQMPLSPSHISCPPTSLPSLPFLLSHPPPVAPVPELPTSPPEAQVTLPRQADFIPTSPPPVTTLQLLESNVPKLPQASLPDCDLSLLGIVQDGPYLSSTEHHSSSGSVPPNGEETLQLLANGKFEKLKTQRRASCQRPEKVSHQFQLSMLQVSGSGDNMVECQLETHTNKMVTFKFDIEGDAPEDIADYMVEEDFVLDVEKEKFVEQLRAIVKKAHEILQTHSQTGSTDQLHVSTPTSSSIDSVPHSSPVGRWRFFINQTIRHRDSLSSQGAGTPPPTAEMRIPQSSVRAVESEGSQSLESLTGMAPPPCPTLSATSPSISTVSAPASITPSATAAPAPHTTASESISALASTLEAYVPVTASSGLDLPVLTSASVDQMSSVPSSIAIPAAANLPTLSTAPIVVSSTPTTILHDVLTSPGSSGCYNVGQSIGDTVTTAPRLYVPAVDQSSTSFHSPPAAVTSSVVSQLDMEQQQTLTQVAKPAPQQPQQQPQLQAIQLEQVQQMQQTTPQQQQLLQHQVYQEQIQLQQERALQQSLQQLQHQQLMQQQIPLQQQLTDMQVVPLSGHTELLQQSVPLQQFLPSMPVQQTQQPLLQQQTPQLLQQPQLQQLPQQVMAPQAAAVPQQQAHIDHQQLNLQQTIHLQQQQMVQQQLQQQQPQLFMGAVALKPDQSQMLPLSISQQFLQQQAQLNVSAVLQQQIPQQTQIPAELPQQHIQSQKQLQHTEQQQEVVKAMDTPKKQQQFVLQKQSSLQMSESEVSTGETSFTEDTCSYSTPFHPSSDSSLPPLQLGIAEGPVPALSLTMTPSPAQPSSVAESDSEGPPKIEFVDNRIKTLDEKLRNLLYQEYSSGAVPAGGAASGPTSAASTLAGGEESSEPQSLHHLSFPPPASSSDTSPHSSSSSSSSTSSRSSSTSPDPERDGRGEKASSEVPSFVEMGPVEQQPGPSLPSTSASSTPPTSLLPPSDDESAGPQRPPVPGEPTILAVPSHSDTSTTGDASWPPNQHPIPLRHGQQKHNAGGGYFGLNLTCPSIRNPVSKKSWTRKFKNWACKLRHSTSLFKKPRVQQDGCFSSQALREEKEAPPLNPPHSRKGRFHVTPVPQSSPPKAVPSSHGSTHRKVGRFSVTQAETKKQDRQTDSSPVSPDLERERRRYRAKEGEKDENKRTPAMAHLPRGHGHSHSPLGSSDDDDVECELEDEDLRKELHKLREKHIKEVVSLQSQQNRELQELYRQLRSLKDQRQSLPASLSRTPPLPMGPPVLSPRRPRPAKIKIRPRPHSHMDNNGVTHSGIQQSSSFSGGEQSKLPLYCNPEHCTSLPAKRDHSPLRKSTFTDELHKLVDNWTKETVGPAPPKPSLNQIKQIQQVQELGGWSQPTEVAPPGWFPVASLNPQAPPTPASLPVAAPSQYPGGGSLSTLHSPGPPPQTHMAQVPPMQQSLHLHQSLPLQQITYQQSPLCQHIPQARMQTAIQSQSQPQTQPITQLPHSPPQSQPLLPSQMPTYSVSTAVSMLPGNGTTAPTDSTAATGGTSSTSSSSCSTVALPSSAKIHPTPPTSTLPLGQK from the exons ATGGCTACTGACCCAGGAGAGCCCACAGGCACCGAGGACTCCTCTGAGAAACCTGACggacagagggaggaggacaCGGAGCAGGAGGGCAGGGCCAACCCACAGAGGGAGAGGACACACAGCACCTCCTCAGACTTCTCCTCCTCCCACACTCAGGAGAGGAAAGCGacaggaggagaggatggaggaggaggagaaggaggaggaagaggagtaggGGAAGCCAGCCAGGAGGGTAAGGAGAACCCAGTCAGACCGATTTCCTTCTCCACGCCCTGCTTACTAGTCGATACTGGCCAGAAACGACTGAGGAGGGAGAAGCGCTTCTTCAGGAAGAGTGTGGAGATTTGTGAGGAGGACAATGAGGTGGAGGTGCTCCCAGAGGCGCCTCACAGTGCCCCCCACCTGGAGCTGCGCTCAGACTCAGTCTTCACCAGCACTGCCCAGCAGCAAGGGACTGCTTCATCCTGTGCTGCCATGGGCCATGATCCATCCTTCCCCAGCTCCAGTCAGGAGCCGGGCAAGGAGGTACCTTCCTCCGCACCCACCCAAAGGGGGAAGGAGAGGGACCgtgagcaggaggaggaggcggagatGAAGGCTGTGGCCACCTCTCCTGGAGGCAGGTTCCTTAAGTTTGACATCGAATTGGGTAGAGGAGCCTTCAAGACTGTGTATAAAGGCTTGGACACAGAGACTTGGGTGGAGGTGGCTTGGTGTGAACTTCAG GATCGCAAGCTGACCAAGGCGGAGCAGCAACGCTTCAAGGAGGAGGCAGAGATGCTGAAGGGGCTCCAGCATCCCAACATCGTCCGCTTCTATGATTCCTGGGAGTCTGTGCTCCGCGGCAAGAAGTGCATTGTCCTGGTCACTGAACTCATGACTTCAGGAACACTTAAAAC TTACCTGAAGCGCTTTAAGGTGATGAAACCCAAGGTCTTGAGGAGCTGGTGTCGGCAAATCCTGAAGGGGCTTCACTTCCTTCACACCAGGACTCCTCCAATAGTCCATCGGGACCTGAAGTGTGACAACATCTTCATAACAGGCCCCACAGGCTCGGTCAAGATAGGTGACTTGGGACTGGCCACTCTTATGCGGACCTCCTTTGCCAAGAGTGTCATAG GAACCCCGGAGTTTATGGCTCCAGAGATGTATGAGGAGCACTATGATGAGTCTGTCGATGTCTACGCCTTCGGGATGTGCATGCTGGAGATGGCCACTTCAGAATACCCCTACTCTGAGTGCCAAAATGCTGCTCAGATCTATCGCAAAGTCACAAGT GGTATAAAGCCAGCCAGCTTTGATAAAGTGAATGATCCAGAGATCAAAGAGATCATTGAATGCTGCATTCGTCAGAACAAGAGCCAGAG ACTCTCCATCCGAGACCTGCTGAACCATGCATTCTTTGGGGAGGACACAGGGGTCCGGGTGGAGCTGGCAGAGGAGGACACAGGCACCCAGGAATGTCTGGCTCTCCGGATTTGGGTTGAAGATCCCAAGAAGCTAAAGGGGAAGCACAAAGACAACGAAGCCATCGAGTTCAGCTATGACCTGGAGAATGATAGCGCTGAGGAAGTGGCTCTAGAGATG gtaaaGTCAGGATTCTTCCATGAGAGTGATGCCAAGGTGGTGGGAAAATCCATCCGGGACCGAGTAAATCTGATCAAAAAGTCACGGGAGCGTCGACAGCAGCAgctcctccagcagcagcagggcttTGAAGAAAGAAGAGACTCCACTCTCACCTCCTACACCTTATCTCATCCATCCTGCCCATCCTCACTGGGGCCAGGGGCAGCTGgacagacaggaggaggaggagggaaggagtcTGAAGAGCCTGAGGTGGACCAGCATGTCCGACAGCAACACATTTTCAGTGGGACAAACCTTAGTTTGCCAG AAGGTGAGAGCATTGGGTCTGCCAGCTGTGAATCCTATGCAAGTGGACAGAGCCAGGCGTACTCTCAGCAAGGGCAATCGTACACCCACTCCCAGACTGCTCTCCCCCCTATAGCATCT AGCACTGGCACATTGGCTCATCATCAAATGCTCCCAATTGGTGAGAGTGGAAGTGTTCCAAATGTGCCTATTGGTCATAGTTTTAGTATGTCCAGCATGTCCGTAGGCCAAAGTGGAGGGGGACCTGTTGGTCAGACATTTCTTCAGCCCATTACCATGGTTCCACAGGTATCACCAAGTCTCCCTCAACAATATTTTCAG TCACAAACATTCTCATCAGATGCCACTCCCCATGGGTCATTGGCCCCCTCACAGTCATACATACCCCCTGTTTCACTACAAGCACCCATTAATGTTCTCAATACAGCCATGTCAGTCAGGGATCCTGCTGGACTAGAGGGGAGCATTGTGCCCCTCGCTCAGGAGACCCAACCCCCTGCCACTCCCATGCAGCTCACTGACACCATTCCCCAGCCAGCACCCCAGCAAACACAGCCTGTCATGATCCCTCAGCAGACTATTGTCCAACAACAACAGATAGGGATGGATCCCCAGACCTCCACCTTTCAGCAGCAGCCGCAACAGCAAATGGAGGCCCAGGCCACTCAGCTCGAACAACCAGGTAGTGCCACTATGCCACCAACGGAACATCATCCACAGAGTCTTTCAGCTATTGCTGTCCAGAAACATCAACTTGAGCCTCAGCAGCAGATCTATGTACAGCAGCCTGTTCCTCCTGTCCACACAACTCCTCAGCAGCAAGTATTACCTACACAACCAGGTATGGAGCAGAGAGCTATGTCATTACCACAGCCAGGGGAGCAACCTCAGACTTACAAACAGCAACCAACAGGGGATCCTCGTGAACAGACCATGATACAACCACATCTGCAACAACAGTTTCAGCAAACTCTGTTACAACAGCAACAACTGATTGAGCAACATCATACGTACGTCCAGCAACAGCTTGATCAGCAGCAACAAAAAGCACTGcttcaacagcagcaacaacaacaggcCCAACTACAACAACATCAATTGGAGCAGCAGCAAGCACTTATACACAAGCAATTGTTGGatcaacaacagcagcaagctcttattcaacatcaacaagagcagcagcaacagcaaggTCTTGTACAACAACAGCAACCACAACAAGCACTTTTACAACATCAGTTAGAGCAACAACAGCCTCCTttacagcaacagcagcagagtCAGTTATATCAACAAATTGGAATACAAAAAGAACCAGAGAAGCTACAGCAAAGTGGACAACACCATCAACAAATTGTATTGCAGCAGCAACCCCAGCAGACACAACAGCAAAAGGAACAATTGCAGCAGCAAGCCTTACTCCGACAAATggaacaacaacagcaacaagcaTTGATACAACAGCATCTGCAACAGCAGGCTATTTTACAACACCATCAGCTACAACAGAAAGCTCAGCTAAAGCAACAGCAACATGAGCAGCAACAAGTGCAACTCAAACATCAgatagagcagcagcagcaagctCTGTTACAACAACAGTTCGAGCAACAGCGTCAGCAACAAGTCctgttacaacaacaacaagcagaGAGATTACAGCAACAGGCTCTGATACAGCAACAAATtcaagagcagcagcagcagcagcaagcagCCATCATTCAACTTCAGCAAACTGAGAAGCAAGAGGCTGTCCCTATTCCACAAAGTAACAGTGAGCAGCAGATTCAGCAGCAACCAGCTGATATACAGCATGTGTGTATCCCAAAACTAAACACTACTCCGTTCACACCTCATACCACTCTCACACAGCAGCAAGTGATGGAGCAAAAGCAGCAAGGAGCATTGATCCAGCAGCAGCAAGCATTTGTTGCCCAGACGCAGCATCACAGCTCTGTGATGGAACCTATTATCCCAGTTGGAGCTCCACCCGGCAATGAGGTGATTCAGCACCAAACTCAAATTGTCTCACAGGCCCAGGTCCCCATGGCCGTTCAGACTACACACATCCCTGTCCAGACATTAGCTGTTGTCCCAGCTCAAGTCCTTACACAGCAAGAACAAAGTGATGCTTGTCCTCAGAACCAGGTCCCAGTCCAATTTATAGCCCAGTCCGCAGTCCAAGCAGCTCAGGCTATGATTGAGGCCCAAGGAACTCCTCCTGCGGCAGTGATCCAGGGACAGACTCACATCATCCAGACCCAGCAAATTCCTTTACAGACTAGTTACCCAGGACCTGCCACTCTCACACAGAGCCAGGTAACTGTTCAGCCATTGATCCAGACTCAGCCTCTGCACCTGACAATTGGTCAGTCCCAGGCACCACATGGTCAAGGCCCAACTGTGGACATTCAGATGATGGGCCAACAAAGCCTAGCTACTGTCCAGCCTCCAGCTGCAATTACCTCAATTCCAAGTCAGATCCAACATGAGAGTCTTGTTCAGCAAAATGCACAAATGCCAGCGCTCATGCAGCCCCAGCTCCAGCAACATACTCAAGGCCAGCCACCTAGTCACATGCATGCTCAGGCTACTGCTGGCCTTTTCCCCCCTCTGTATGTCCCTCAGCCTACCCACCAAGCCATGCCATCTGTACAACAGGATATAACTCATATTACACAACAGCAACAAGAGCCAGTACTGCAATATCAGCAGAGTATTCTGTCTCCTAGCTCCGCTGGAAATGTTGGAACTACAACAGAAAGTCTCAGTTCTGCAGTTGACCCTGCAAACTTTGTTGCCACTCCTCATCCTGTGCAGCAGACTGGGCAAGCCTATGGTCCAGGTCCAGTTGTTCAGGCCCAGCAGCAGCCCCTAGGAGGCACTGCTGACCCTTCAGTTATTCAGTCTATCTCCCAGCCTCCTTTGCCTCAGTCTGCAGTGCAATACCAGCTACAGCTTTCTCAAGCGCAGCAACCACTAGCTCCACCTTCTCCACAGGCCCAGTTATTGGCACAGCCCATCCCAACTCCCATCCAGCAACCACTTCCTATAAAGCAGGCGTTGATAGCCCTCAACGAGAGTCAGCTGCCCTCACAGTGCCCACCTGCTTCACATCTGGCGACCCATCCTTCTGCACAGATAGGCCCCAGTAATGTTGCAGAGCCTCCGTCTCAGAACAGGACTCTGCCCCTCTATAGTCATCTAGTGGCAGGCGCCCCTCCGTCTCCGCAGCACCAAGCCAAGCAGATGCTGCCAGCTCACACACAAACCAGCTTTCAGGTCCAAACACACTCCCaaatgcagacacagacacaacctCATtctcacactcagacacacactgatacacctATTGCTGAACAGCCTGTTCAACCCCATGCTGTCTTTCCTGCACAACAAATGCCCCTCAGCCCCTCTCATATCTCATGTCCCCCAACATCACTACCATCTCTCCCATTCCTACTATCCCATCCTCCTCCTGTTGCCCCTGTGCCAGAACTGCCTACATCTCCACCAGAGGCCCAGGTAACCTTACCAAGGCAGGCTGACTTTATACCCACCTCCCCTCCACCTGTCACTACTCTACAATTGCTTGAATCTAATGTCCCCAAACTGCCCCAAGCCTCGCTGCCAGACTGTGACCTTTCCCTGCTGGGCATTGTTCAG GATGGTCCGTACCTGTCAAGTACAGAACATCATTCATCGTCAGG GTCTGTTCCACCTAATGGAGAAGAAACTCTTCAGCTCTTGGCCAATGGGAAGTTTGAGAAGTTAAAGACTCAAAGACGAGCTTCCTGCCAGAGGCCTGAGAAAGTTTCACATCAGTTTCAACTGAGTATGCTCCAG GTGTCAGGCAGTGGGGACAATATGGTGGAATGCCAGTTGGAAACCCATACCAACAAGATGGTGACATTTAAATTTGACATTGAAGGGGATGCACCAGAGGACATAGCAGATTACATG GTGGAGGAGGACTTTGTCCTTGATGTGGAGAAAGAGAAATTTGTCGAGCAGCTTAGAGCCATAGTTAAGAAAGCTCATGAAATTCTTCAAACACATTCACAG aCTGGATCAACTGACCAGTTGCATGTGAGCACTCCCACTAGCTCTTCAA TAGACTCAGTGCCCCATTCCTCCCCAGTGGGACGCTGGCGCTTCTTTATCAACCAGACCATCCGCCATAGAGACTCTCTATCCAGTCAGGGAGCAGGCACGCCACCACCCACTGCAGAGATGAGGATACCTCAGTCTTCAGTGAGAG CTGTAGAAAGTGAAGGATCCCAGAGTCTGGAGTCCTTGACTGGAATGGCCCCTCCCCCCTGCCCCACCCTTTCTGCCACCTCCCCTTCAATCTCCACTGTTTCAGCCCCTGCCTCCATCACCCCCTCAGCCACCGCTGCTCCGGCTCCTCACACAACTGCCTCTGAAAGCATCTCTGCACTAGCCTCCACTCTTGAAGCCTATGTCCCTGTCACTGCTTCAAGTGGTCTTGACCTGCCAGTCCTCACCTCAGCTTCTGTTGACCAAATGTCCAGTGTTCCCTCATCTATAGCAATACCTGCTGCTGCTAACCTCCCCACCTTGTCTACTGCTCCTATTGTTGTGTCTTCCACACCCACCACCATTCTCCATGATGTTCTCACTTCTCCTGGAAGCAGTGGTTGCTACAATGTTGGTCAAAGTATAGGGGATACAGTGACAACTGCTCCAAGGTTATATGTGCCTGCAGTGGACCAGTCTTCAACCTCTTTTCATTCCCCTCCTGCTGCAGTGACCTCTTCTGTGGTAAGCCAACTTGACatggagcagcagcagacactCACTCAGGTGGCCAAGCCAGCCCCACAACAGCCACAGCAACAGCCACAGCTACAGGCAATACAGCTTGAACAGGTACAGCAGATGCAGCAGACAACGCCACAGCAACAACAGCTATTACAACATCAAGTGTACCAAGAACAAATTCAGCTACAGCAGGAACGAGCACTGCAGCAGTCTCTACAACAGTTACAACATCAGCAACTAATGCAGCAACAAATACCACTTCAACAACAGCTGACTGACATGCAGGTAGTGCCTCTTTCAGGTCATACAGAGTTGTTACAACAGTCTGTGCCTCTGCAGCAATTTCTGCCATCAATGCCCGTACAACAGACTCAACAACCCCTTCTTCAACAGCAAACACCACAGTTGCTGCAACAGCCTCAGTTACAACAGTTACCACAGCAGGTTATGGCACCCCAAGCTGCTGCAGTGCCTCAACAGCAGGCCCACATTGATCACCAACAGTTAAACCTACAACAGACAATACACTTACAGCAACAGCAAATGGTGcaacagcagctacagcagcagcaacctCAGCTTTTTATGGGTGCTGTGGCTTTAAAGCCAGATCAAAGCCAAATGCTGCCCCTGTCAATTAGTCAACAGTTTCTTCAACAACAGGCACAGCTAAATGTTAGCGCTGTACTGCAACAGCAGATTCCACAACAAACCCAAATCCCTGCTGAGCTGCCACAACAACATATACAGTCACAGAAACAGCTGCAACACACTGAGCAGCAACAAGAGGTGGTTAAAGCCATGGACACACCCAAGAAACAGCAGCAGTTTGTGCTGCAGAAGCAGTCCTCTTTACAGATGTCAGAGTCAGAGGTGTCCACAGGAGAGACAAGTTTCACAGAGGACACATGCAGCTACTCTACCCCTTTTCACCCTTCCTCTGACTCCTCTCTGCCACCTCTCCAGCTAGGCATTGCTGAAGGCCCCGTACCCGCTCTCTCCCTCACAATGACACCATCCCCTGCTCAGCCTTCCTCTGTGGCCGAGTCAGACAGTGAAGGCCCCCCCAAAATTGAATTTGTAGACAACCGCATAAAGACATTGGATGAAAAGCTGAGGAACTTGTTGTATCAGGAGTACAGCAGCGGGGCAGTGCCGGCCGGGGGAGCGGCCTCTGGTCCTACATCAGCTGCCTCCACATTAGCAGGAGGAGAGGAGTCATCTGAGCCACAGTCGCTCCACCACTTGTCTTTCCCCCCACCTGCCTCCTCCTCAGATACTTCCCCTcactcctcatcctcctcttcctcctccacctcctcccgtTCCTCCTCTACCTCTCCTGACCCAGAGAGGGATGGCAGAGGAGAGAAAGCTTCCTCAGAAGTGCCCAGCTTTGTGGAGATGGGCCCTGTCGAGCAACAGCCTGGCCCATCTCTCCCCTCCACCTCTGCCTCATCCACCCCGCCTACCTCTCTCCTGCCTCCCAGTGACGATGAATCTGCTGGTCCCCAGCGTCCACCTGTACCAGGAGAACCAACCATTCTT GCTGTACCCTCACACTCTGACACCAGTACCACTGGAGACGCATCGTGGCCCCCCAATCAGCACCCGATCCCCCTCCGGCATGGACAGCAGAAGCACAATGCAGGAGGTGGATATTTTGGCCTAAACCTGACATGTCCTAGTATCAGAAATCCTGTTAGCAAGAAATCCTGGACTCGCAAATTCAAAAACTGGGCGTGCAAACTGCGCCACTCCACCAGCTTGTTCAAGAAGCCCAGAGTCCAGCAAG ATGGGTGTTTCAGCAGTCAGGCACttagagaggagaaggaggcgCCACCCCTAAATCCACCTCATTCCCGCAAAGGAAGATTTCAT GTAACTCCAGTGCCCCAGTCCTCTCCCCCGAAGGCTGTGCCATCAAGCCATGGTAGCACTCACAGGAAAGTCGGACGCTTCTCTGTAACCCAGGCTGAGACTAAGAAACAGGATAGGCAGACTGACAGCTCCCCGGTGTCTCCTGATTTGGAGAGGGAAAGGAGAAGATATCGTgcaaaggagggagagaaagatgaaaataaaagGACCCCAGCAATGGCTCACCTGCCTCGGGGTCATGGGCACAGCCACTCACCTCTGGGCAGCAGCGATGACGATGATGTTGAGTGTGAGCTGGAGGATGAAGACCTGAGAAAAGAACTACACAAGCTCAGAGAGAA GCACATCAAAGAGGTGGTATCCCTTCAGTCCCAGCAGAACAGAGAGCTGCAGGAGCTGTACAGACAGCTTCGTTCCCTCAAAGACCAAAGGCAGAGTCTGCCTGCCTCCCTGTCTCGAACCCCTCCTCTTCCCATGGGACCTCCTGTACTCTCTCCTCGTAGGCCCAGGCCAGCCAAAATCAAGATCCGGCCCCGGCCTCACTCTCACATGGATAACAATGGAGTTACGCACTCTG GGATTCAGCAGTCAAGTAGTTTCTCAGGTGGTGAACAGAGTAAACTGCCTCTATACTGCAACCCAGAACACTGCACTTCACTGCCTGCTAAAAGAG ATCACAGTCCTCTAAGAAAAAGCACATTCACAGATGAACTGCACAAACTCGTTGATAATTGGACAAAGGAGACGGTGGGCCCCGCCCCGCCCAAGCCTTCGCTGAATCAAATCAAACAGATTCAGCAGGTGCAGGAGTTGGGAGGCTGGAGCCAGCCGACGGAG GTGGCTCCACCAGGTTGGTTTCCAGTGGCATCACTGAACCCCCAGGCACCCCCGACCCCTGCTAGCTTGCCTGTGGCAGCCCCTTCCCAGTACCCAGGTGGAGGAAGCCTGTCCACCCTGCACTCTCCGGGACCACCACCGCAAACGCACATGGCTCAAGTGCCACCAATGCAGCAAAGTTTACACCTCCATCAGTCTCTCCCCCTCCAGCAGATTACCTATCAGCAGTCCCCACTCTGTCAGCATATACCACAGGCCCGGATGCAAACTGCCATACAGTCCCAGTCACAACCACAGACACAACCCATCACCCAGCTGCCCCACTCACCACCTCAAAGCCAACCACTACTGCCTTCCCAAATGCCCACATATTCAGTGTCCACAGCTGTGTCAATGCTGCCTGGCAATGGCACCACTGCACCCACAGATAGCACTGCTG